A genomic segment from Bremerella cremea encodes:
- a CDS encoding macro domain-containing protein, translated as MNSVTQLVEDETLNVTVIQGDLLDQDVDVIVNAWNRNIIPWWLLLPQGVSGAIKKRGGTGPFKEVAKHGPMPLGTAVLTSAGKLPFKGIIHVAGINMLWRASERSIRNSVRNAIEVANDNNFQSIAFPLIGAGSGGFNQAKAKEIMLDEMQKLESSVHVWVVEFKKH; from the coding sequence GTGAATAGCGTAACCCAATTGGTTGAGGACGAAACTTTGAATGTCACGGTAATCCAAGGCGATCTTCTTGACCAAGATGTGGACGTAATCGTCAACGCTTGGAATCGAAATATCATTCCGTGGTGGCTGCTGCTTCCCCAAGGCGTCTCTGGTGCGATCAAAAAACGTGGCGGCACTGGCCCTTTTAAGGAAGTGGCAAAGCATGGGCCAATGCCACTAGGGACAGCCGTGCTGACATCCGCTGGAAAACTACCCTTTAAGGGCATCATCCACGTTGCCGGGATCAACATGCTGTGGCGGGCTTCGGAAAGGTCGATCCGTAATTCTGTTCGTAATGCAATCGAAGTCGCCAATGATAACAACTTCCAGTCCATTGCCTTTCCCCTAATCGGAGCCGGTTCAGGCGGCTTCAATCAGGCGAAGGCAAAGGAAATTATGCTAGACGAAATGCAAAAGTTGGAATCGTCCGTGCATGTCTGGGTCGTTGAGTTCAAGAAGCACTGA